GCATTCAGTACTTGTTATTGTACAGAATTCACTGTTAAACTGGGGTAAACTGGAGTTTTCTGTCCTATTTTTTGAAAACGAAAcatacctattttttttaatcgtGCAAAATGGTGTGAATTTTGGAGTTTCATACCTGGACCAAGTTCACCAGCGTATCTCTGAAGTGTCCCGAGGTCTCTGAGTAAATGTCCTCCTGCAGGTCCCGGCTGTATTCTGGGTACGAGAACGCCCATGTTGGAGGGTTGGTTTGTGATAGAACCACGTATCGCTGTGCTTGCCTAGGTCAGCGCTACTTCCCCCGTATGAGTGGAAAGTGAGGAGACATCTAATCTGCtgacatttctttgtcttttaccaCATTCTACTCACATGAAGCCAATAAACAGTCCACCCAAGTAATTTGACAGCAATGGTAACATAGGCCCAGGTcggttttcttgaaaaaaaaaaagtactatgtCTATTCCAAAACTGGAAAACAACATTGAGAATCATTTCGcattctgcaatttttttttttttttttttttttttttgctctgcagGGTAATAAAGAAAACGTCTCTCGGGGCAAAGGGGCAGGTTTGCCTGAGCCCATTAACAGAATATTTGGGTTTTCCAAGTTCAGGATTCTTAGTGGGGACACAGTGCACTGTGCGTGCTGCTCCTCCCTGGGACCAGGGGAGCGACCCTGCGATGCTACTGCCGCTGGCCGAGCCGGGTGGCAAAGCCCTTCGTCTGTCCCAGGAGTGTCCTGCCTTGGCCAGTGCCCCTGCAACGACGGCAGAGTAAGTGCTTAGCTCGCTAACGCGGACCATCTCAGCCCCTCGGTCACTCTGGACGGGACAGGAGAAGAGGGATTTCCGGCCGGGAGCTGTGGCTCGGGGCCAGAGTGGACCGGGGCGCTTCCAGACTGGCCGGCCGGGAGAGGCTGGGCAGCAGTGGGCGGGCCTGAGCATCCCTCGTGCTCCCGGGAGTTTCCCAGGCTCTCGTGCCTACTTAGCCGCATCTCCGGAACCTGGTCCGCAGGCATCTTGTGGCATCGCAGAGCTGGTCTCCAGCCGGGCTGCTCGGCCTGAGGCCCCCTGGCGGGTGTGCGCGGGGAACCGCTAGAAGGAGGGTGCGAGCATGTGCCCTGGCGCTGTGGGCACGCGCTACCATGAGCTCCCAGAATGGCCACTGGGATTTCCATGTCCGGCGGGGCCCAGGGCCTGTCCTGTCCCTCTGGAGGCGGGAAGACCAGCAgctgggtctgacccaggctcctctcAAATCACCGCTTCTGCCTGGGGTCCTGGGTCCCCAGTGGGGGAGGGTCTGTGCCCGGTGGGAGCGGCGTCTCTGCGCCCTGAAAGTCAGCGCTGCCGCCTTCAGAGCCGCGTGCTGTGGGGGCTGGTCTTCCCCAGGCAGGGCCCCCGGGGCTGGGGAGCCCCAGGTGGAGCCCGAacctctccctgctgtgggaGACCCTTGGCAGTTGTGATCATTCTCGTGTTTGTGGGTCGTCCCGGGCTGGGGGCCTTGACTACATCTCCACCCGCCCCTCTTCCCCTGTAATTGTggctccttttttctctcttgagTTTTAGAAGGTCTTTTCTGCTAGAGTCCACTCTGTCTCATCCATAGTTGCTCTGCAAACAGTGGTGATTTGGGGGCCCTGGGAGGAGATGAGCTGGGGTCTTCCGACCTGGCCATCCTGGCCACACCCTcctattttactgtatttattgaaaaaaggtTCGTAGATTCTGTGATGAGCATGCCACTTtctcctttcagtcttttttattttctgtctaaaAAAATCATGGACTCACGTATACAAGTGACGTTTATCGTGCGTCTCACGTGGTCACGATTGGCTCCTATGCATATTCTCACCTCCCTCAAGTCCTGtaggcgtttttttttttctcaaaaattttctattttatattggagtgtaggtgATTAACAaagtgttagtttcagttgtacagcaaagtgattcagttatacatgaatacatatacatgtatctattcttcttcaacttttcccatctaggttgttacataatacagGCATTTTTGCTTGTAGAACAAAGGGGGTCCCCGTTACCTTCGCTTTCCTGTAAGAAACGACTCTTGCCCAACATTCCAGGGGAGGGGGTGATAAAAAGTTGTGAATACCCTTCCCCAGTTCACTTTCCTCAAACAAAAACACACTCTCCACCTCCCATGTTCCCCAAAGTCTCATTTTTTGGCACAAATTTGGGGTTGTTTTAGTTATCACTTAAGTCTGTGGctgttcggggcttccctggtgatccagtggtgaagacttcgccttccaatgcagggggtgcgggttcgatccctggtcggggagttaCGATTCCacgtgcctcgtggccaaaagacaaagaaaaaaatatacaaaaaagaagcagtattgtaacaaattcaataaagactctaaaaatggtccacatcaaaaagaaaatcttgtaAGTAtggagttgttttatttttattcgtttatttatttatttattggagctGTTTTAGTCCTCACTTAAACCTGGGGCTGCTTTAGTTACCAGGATGTCCTTATTGCAGTTACACTCCCTTGATTTCCTTGTCTGGCATCCCACCAGTCAGTGCTGCCTTGGTCCTGCCTGTACCCAGACCCGCCTGTTGCCCCGGGCCTCTGGCTGGACTGTTGTGCCGTCGCACAGGTGACCTGGTTCAAGCTTTGCCTCGGGTTGCTCTGCCCTGGGTCCTCACTGTCAATCTGAGGTGGTGTGTGTAGTCTGGCCCTGGAGTCCCTCGGCTAAAATCCTTGCTTTACTATTTACTAGCTGTGCAATCCTGGGAAAGTTCATCTCTTGGGGTgacggtttcttcatctgtgaaacggtgatgttgactggaaaaaaaatgaacaacctaaaagTTGGGAGTTATGTTTTATCcagtggacaaaactgaggacttcagCCCGGGACGCAGcatctcagacagctctgagggtCTGGCCccaagaggtcagggaggagcaAGGATCTACAGGaggttttgcaacaaagaccaggtagtcggaattgaaagattactgttaattaaagaaaaccagacatctccaGTTAAGGAACTTagcgcttttctgtgtatgggaagatgcaaagtcTGGGCTCACTGGAATCATTCCTTTGACGtgaacctcagctctctggggccagcgtcctgtgctttcccatcctgagtccctcAGGTGCATAGTTGTGGGTCCTGCAGCAGTTGACTGCTAGGTGGG
This region of Delphinus delphis chromosome 6, mDelDel1.2, whole genome shotgun sequence genomic DNA includes:
- the LOC132427737 gene encoding annexin A10-like; its protein translation is MEIPVAILGAHGSACPQRQGTCSHPPSSGSPRTPARGPQAEQPGWRPALRCHKMPADQVPEMRLSRHESLGNSREHEGCSGPPTAAQPLPAGQSGSAPVHSGPEPQLPAGNPSSPVPSRVTEGLRWQAQRYVVLSQTNPPTWAFSYPEYSRDLQEDIYSETSGHFRDTLVNLVQGTREEGYTDPATAAQDAMVLWESCQKRTGEHKTLLQMILCNKSYQQLWLVFQEFQTISGQDIVDAINECYHGSFQELLVAIVLCVRDKPGYFPYRLYSAIHDFGFHNKTVIRILIARSEIDLMTIRKRYKERYGKSLFHDIKHFASGHYEKALLAICAGDADDY